The following are encoded together in the Apus apus isolate bApuApu2 chromosome 7, bApuApu2.pri.cur, whole genome shotgun sequence genome:
- the ALDH9A1 gene encoding 4-trimethylaminobutyraldehyde dehydrogenase, protein MLLAPSRLPKLLPRLCTLRSSLAMSGVTGAFTSNQPLNYRAGARVQPADVSQTEEVYEPATGRVISKLPCSGEKEVDLAVQSAKAAFQIWGQMSGMERNRVLLEAARIIREQREEIATLETINNGKSIFEARVDIDISWQCLEYYAGLAGSLAGEHIQLPGGSFGYTRREPLGVCVGIGAWNYPFQTACWKAAPALACGNAMVFKPSPFTPLSVVRLAEIFTEAGVPKGLFNVVQGGAATGQFLCHHPDVAKISFTGSVPTGIKIMEMASKGIKPVTLELGGKSPLIIFSDCDFENAVKGALMANFLTQGEVCCNGTRVFVERKILDAFTKEVVKRTQTIKIGDPLLEDTRMGALINRPHLDRVQGFIKQAKEQGAKVLCGGDLYVPDDPKLKNGYYMQPCVLGNCTDDMTCVKEEIFGPVMSILPFDTEEEVVERANTTKFGLAGGVFTRDIQKAHRVVAALKVGMCFINNYNVSPVELPFGGYKASGFGRENGRAAMECYSQLKTVCVEMGDVESVF, encoded by the exons ATGCTGCTGGCCCCGTCCCGCCTGCCGAAGCTCTTACCCCGTCTCTGCACCCTCCGCTCCAGCCTGGCCATGAGCGGCGTTACCGGCGCCTTCACCAGCAACCAGCCCCTCAACTACCGGGCGGGTGCCCGCGTCCAGCCCGCCGATGTCAGCCAGACCGAGGAGGTGTACGAACCGGCTACCG GTCGTGTGATAAGCaagctgccctgctctggggagaaggaggttGATCTGGCAGTGCAGAGTGCCAAAGCTGCCTTTCAAATATGGGGCCAGATGTCGGGCATGGAGAGGAACAGGGTGTTGCTGGAGGCTGCCAGAATTATTCGG gagcagagggaagaaattGCCACCTTGGAAACCATCAACAACGGGAAATCCATCTTTGAAGCCAGAGTGGACATTGACATATCCTGGCAGTGCCTGGAGTATTATGCAGGACTGGCAGGATCTCTAGCTG GTGAACACATCCAACTTCCTGGAGGATCCTTTGGGTACACTCGGAGAGAGCCCCTTGGGGTGTGTGTTGGGATTGGAGCCTGGAATTACCCTTTCCAGACTGCCTGCTGGAAGGCTGCCCCAGCCTTGGCTTGTG GCAATGCGATGGTCTTCAAGCCTTCTCCCTTCACCCCACTTTCAGTGGTGAGGTTGGCAGAGATCTTCACAGAGGCTGGTGTACCCAAGGGGCTCTTCAACGTGGTGCAgggtggggcagccacaggCCAGTTCCTCTGTCATCACCCAGATGTGGCCAAAATCTCTTTTACTGGCAGTGTGCCAACTGGCATCAAG atCATGGAGATGGCATCTAAAGGGATCAAACCAGTTACCCTGGAACTGGGGGGCAAATCCCCCCTTATCATCTTTTCGGACTGTGACTTTGAGAACGCCGTGAAGGGAGCCCTGATGGCAAACTTCCTCACGCAGGGCGAG GTATGCTGCAATGGCACACGTGTGTTTGTGGAGAGGAAGATCCTGGATGCCTTCACAAAGGAGGTGGTGAAACGCACCCAGACAATCAAAATCGGAGACCCGCTCCTGGAAGATACGCGGATGGGAGCCCTGATCAACCGGCCCCACCTGGATCGTGTCCAGGGCTTTATCAAGCAGGCAAAGGAGCAG GGGGCAAAGGTGCTGTGTGGTGGGGACCTGTATGTGCCAGATGACCCGAAGCTAAAGAACGGCTACTACATGCAACCCTGTGTGTTAG GGAACTGCACAGATGACATGACCTGTGTGAAGGAAGAGATCTTTGGGCCTGTCATGTCCATTCTGCCATTTGACACAGAGGAGGAGGTTGTGGAGAGAGCCAACACCACCAAATTTGGCCTGGCAGGTGGTGTCTTTACCAG GGACATCCAGAAGGCTCATAGGGTGGTGGCTGCTCTCAAGGTTGGGATGTGCTTCATTAACAACTACAATGTCAGCCCTGTGGAGCTGCCTTTTGGAGGATACAAGGCATCAG GATTTGGCAGGGAGAACGGGCGGGCAGCCATGGAATGCTACTCACAGCTGAAAACTGTCTGTGTGGAGATGGGTGACGTGGAATCTGTGTTTTAG
- the TMCO1 gene encoding calcium load-activated calcium channel yields the protein MSTMFADTVLIVFISVCTALLAEGITWVLVYRTDKYKRLKAEVEKQSKKLEKKKETITESAGRQQKKKIERQEEKLKNNNRDLSMVRMKSMFAIGFCFTALMGMFNSIFDGRVVAKLPFIPLSYIQGLSHRNLLGEDYTDCSFIFLYILCTMSIRQNIQKMLGLAPSRAATKQAGGFLGPPPQAGKFS from the exons ATGAGCACCATGTTCGCCGACACTGTCCTCATCGTTTTCATCTCCGTGTGCACGGCGCTGCTGGCCGAGG GTATAACTTGGGTGCTGGTGTATCGAACAGACAAGTACAAGAGATTAAAGGCTGAAGtggaaaaacagagcaagaaat tggaaaagaagaaagaaacaataacTGAATCAGCAGGTcgacagcagaaaaagaaaatag agagacaagaagagaaactgaagaatAACAACAGAGACTTGTCAATG GTTCGGATGAAATCCATGTTTGCCATTGGCTTCTGCTTCACTGCCTTGATGGGAATGTTTAACTCCAT ATTTGATGGCCGAGTGGTGGCAAAGCTTCCGTTTATCCCCCTCTCCTACATTCAGGGTCTCTCCCACCGCAACCTTCTGGGTGAGGATTACACTGACTGCTCCTTCATCTTCCTCTACATCCTCTGCACAATGTCTATCAGGCAG AACATCCAGAAGATGCTGGGTCTTGCTCCTTCCCGGGCTGCCACCAAGCAAGCAGGAGGCTTCCTTGGCCCCCCACCTCAGGCAGGGAAGTTCTCCTAA